One Mytilus trossulus isolate FHL-02 chromosome 5, PNRI_Mtr1.1.1.hap1, whole genome shotgun sequence DNA segment encodes these proteins:
- the LOC134718101 gene encoding BTB/POZ domain-containing protein 2-like: MGFFYSDDITITNNNVKEILYAADKYMLAAGKRKCETVLKQTAQSEHATKTLQTAYQYHLSDLKKESLDYIEMNTKACLLSEHAVNLSKDCLELILKSDFLDCTETDICQFILKWGKHQCELAKLEPSGGNIRESLGNILYLIRFPNVEMKFFSKSVANSCILTSDEMVSIYQSHFGETSKAFPHSLRAPVSKRQTYSIIRYGQITGPMATSGIQSLTFFSNKEIWLKGVNIFPPFVRRGRYIIPYDIPGTVNINIKVMNDSEEEIQQQENINVVQNNEVRQIDFCKPVHVISMRDYTIVLDGMTHQIYYGTDCQDSVTDQQSGVTIKFKNSPAHENGTDIKTGQFCRSFIQCLNWFLFL; the protein is encoded by the exons ATGGG ATTTTTCTATAGCGATGACATCACAATTACAAACAACAATGTGAAGGAGATACTGTATGCAGCTGATAAGTATATGTTAGCTGCAGGAAAGAGGAAATGTGAGACAGTTCTTAAACAAACGGCACAATCAGAGCATGCGacaaaaacattacaaacagCATACCAATACCATCTGTCAGATCTCAAAAAAGAAAGCTTAGACTATATAGAGATGAATACAAAGGCGTGTCTTCTGTCAGAACATGCGGTAAACCTTTCCAAAGATTGCTTGGAGCTGATTTTGAAATCAGATTTTCTAGACTGCACTGAAACAGACATCTGTCAGTTTATTCTAAAATGGGGTAAACATCAGTGTGAGCTGGCAAAGTTAGAGCCATCTGGTGGAAATATTCGGGAATCTCTTGGAAATATTCTGTATCTGATAAGATTCCCAAATGTTGAAATGAAATTCTTTTCAAAATCCGTTGCTAACTCTTGTATACTCACGAGTGACGAAATGGTATCTATCTATCAGTCCCATTTCGGTGAAACATCAAAAGCCTTTCCACACAGTTTGAGAGCTCCTGTATCTAAACGTCAAACCTATAGTATCATTCGATATGGACAGATTACAGGTCCTATGGCGACATCGGGAATACAGTctcttacatttttttcaaataaagagaTTTGGCTAAAGGGAGTAAATATTTTTCCACCGTTTGTTCGACGTGGCAGGTATATAATACCTTATGATATTCCTGGTACTGTGAACATAAACATAAAAGTAATGAATGATTCTGAAGAGGAAATTCAACAGCAAGAAAACATAAACGTTGTACAAAATAACGAAGTTCGACAGATTGACTTTTGTAAACCTGTTCATGTAATTTCTATGCGAGATTATACAATTGTATTGGATGGGATGACACACCAGATTTATTATGGAACAGACTGTCAGGATTCTGTCACAGACCAGCAATCTGGGGTGACTATAAAATTCAAGAATTCACCAGCTCATGAAAATGGAACAGATATCAAAACTGGTCAGTTTTGCAGGTCTTTTATTCAGTGTTTAAATTGGttcttatttttatga